One genomic segment of Patescibacteria group bacterium includes these proteins:
- the clpP gene encoding ATP-dependent Clp endopeptidase proteolytic subunit ClpP, with protein sequence MPLIPTVIEKDGHVERAYDIYSRLLKDRIIFLGEPITDHVANIIIAQFLFLDAENKDRDIKFYINSPGGSVTAGMAIYDTMQYVKSDVSTICVGMAASMGATLLAAGAKGKRFALPNSEIMIHQIMGGAEGQAVDIKIRAEHILKIKDKMNKILAFHTGQKISAIEKDTDRDRFMDVEEAKKYGIIDKIITR encoded by the coding sequence ATGCCTTTAATTCCAACAGTTATAGAAAAAGACGGACATGTGGAACGGGCTTATGATATCTATTCCCGGCTTTTAAAAGACCGGATTATATTTTTAGGCGAGCCTATCACCGACCATGTCGCCAATATCATTATCGCCCAATTTCTGTTTTTGGACGCCGAGAATAAGGACCGGGACATAAAATTTTATATCAACTCTCCGGGCGGATCAGTCACGGCCGGTATGGCGATCTATGACACCATGCAATATGTCAAATCCGATGTCTCCACAATTTGTGTCGGCATGGCCGCTTCTATGGGCGCCACCTTGCTCGCTGCCGGAGCCAAAGGAAAAAGGTTCGCTTTGCCCAATTCGGAAATTATGATCCACCAGATTATGGGCGGAGCCGAAGGCCAAGCTGTTGACATAAAAATCAGGGCCGAACATATCCTGAAGATAAAAGACAAAATGAATAAAATCCTGGCTTTCCATACCGGGCAAAAAATCTCCGCAATTGAAAAAGACACTGACCGCGACCGCTTTATGGATGTGGAAGAAGCGAAAAAGTACGGCATCATTGATAAAATAATTACGAGGTAA
- the trpS gene encoding tryptophan--tRNA ligase has protein sequence MLNKPIVFSGVQPSGNLHLGNYLGAIAQWVVMQEKNQCIFCVVDYHAITVKQDPEALKKKIIEVAKIYLASGIDPKKSIIFQQSDISAHTELTWILNCVARISDLNKMTQFKDKAGEGQENVGIGLFDYPVLMASDILLYNTDAVPVGEDQAQHVELCRTLGRRFNSQFGETFKIPEVVIRKEGARIMGLDDPSKKMSKSAESEYNFIGLTDNPEAAAKKIMKAVTDSGSEIKYDPKSKPAISNLLTIYSLLSDEPIKKLEAKYRGKGYGDFKKDLAEVVKKFLADFQERYKIISDKEAKKIMEDGAKKVKPIADETLRRVKERMGIN, from the coding sequence ATGCTTAATAAACCTATAGTCTTTTCCGGGGTCCAACCCAGCGGCAATCTGCATCTTGGCAATTATCTGGGCGCGATTGCCCAGTGGGTGGTAATGCAGGAGAAAAATCAATGCATTTTTTGCGTGGTTGATTATCACGCCATTACGGTTAAGCAGGACCCAGAAGCGCTAAAGAAAAAAATTATAGAAGTGGCTAAAATTTATTTAGCGTCCGGCATTGACCCGAAAAAATCAATTATTTTCCAGCAGTCTGATATTAGCGCGCACACGGAATTAACTTGGATCTTAAATTGCGTAGCCCGGATTTCCGATTTAAATAAAATGACCCAGTTTAAAGATAAGGCCGGAGAAGGACAGGAAAATGTTGGGATCGGCCTTTTTGATTACCCGGTTTTAATGGCTTCGGATATTTTACTTTATAATACCGATGCCGTGCCGGTTGGAGAAGACCAGGCCCAGCATGTTGAACTTTGTCGGACTTTAGGGCGTAGGTTTAATTCGCAATTCGGTGAAACGTTTAAAATTCCGGAAGTGGTTATTAGAAAAGAAGGAGCGCGGATTATGGGCCTGGACGACCCGAGCAAGAAAATGAGCAAGAGCGCAGAAAGCGAATATAATTTTATTGGCTTAACGGATAATCCGGAAGCGGCGGCTAAAAAAATTATGAAGGCCGTAACTGATTCCGGTTCGGAAATTAAATATGACCCAAAAAGCAAGCCGGCAATTTCTAATCTGTTGACTATTTATTCTTTACTCTCTGATGAGCCAATAAAAAAACTGGAAGCTAAATACCGGGGCAAGGGATACGGCGACTTTAAAAAAGATTTGGCCGAAGTGGTAAAGAAGTTCTTGGCAGATTTCCAGGAAAGGTATAAAATAATTAGTGATAAAGAAGCGAAAAAAATCATGGAAGACGGGGCAAAGAAAGTTAAGCCGATTGCGGATGAAACTTTAAGAAGAGTAAAAGAGAGAATGGGGATTAATTAG
- a CDS encoding DUF1566 domain-containing protein, with protein MKNIFKKTLKFIPHLSLIFRSFVAGMKDLGKILSARFDALLKGAGFISSRLIYLIFGIFLAIGATYVYAAWNDAKTNDSGQLSQSNWNTFVNEIHNKCGSNCDTEATGATASSDTLTEANWNNLVDLASNTLTDCTDNNGGKCFINQTSKSALDTDLAAGNIKSGVTIFGLAGIYTGIKTLPDTGQTSSYTATYGEDNDYTSANSPSTCNPSFTDNGNGTITDNCTGLMWKKCTEPDTSTTNCAGYVNNVNWENALSQCQNLIFGGYNNWRLPNVKELMSIVNYQNSLPAINTTYFPNTNPGSNTYYWSSTTVVHNTTSAWGVSFGYGLVDYTGKIYNLYVRCVRG; from the coding sequence ATGAAAAACATTTTTAAAAAAACATTAAAATTTATCCCGCACCTTTCCTTAATATTTCGTAGCTTTGTTGCGGGGATGAAGGATTTAGGCAAAATTCTTTCGGCGAGGTTTGATGCTCTGCTGAAAGGTGCGGGATTTATTTCTTCCCGGCTGATTTATCTAATTTTCGGAATATTCCTAGCCATTGGCGCTACTTATGTCTACGCAGCCTGGAATGACGCTAAAACTAATGATTCAGGCCAGCTTAGCCAAAGTAATTGGAATACTTTTGTTAATGAAATTCACAATAAATGCGGCAGCAACTGCGATACCGAGGCTACCGGAGCTACAGCTTCTAGTGATACCTTAACCGAAGCTAACTGGAATAATCTAGTTGATTTGGCTAGTAATACCCTGACCGATTGTACTGATAACAATGGCGGAAAATGCTTTATTAACCAAACTAGCAAGAGCGCCTTAGATACTGACTTAGCCGCCGGCAATATTAAAAGCGGAGTTACCATATTTGGCCTGGCAGGGATTTATACAGGGATTAAAACTCTTCCTGATACCGGTCAGACTTCAAGCTATACCGCAACTTATGGCGAAGATAATGATTATACCTCTGCCAACAGTCCTTCCACCTGCAATCCTTCTTTCACAGACAATGGCAACGGTACTATAACTGATAACTGCACGGGTTTGATGTGGAAGAAATGCACGGAGCCGGATACTTCAACAACCAACTGCGCCGGATACGTCAATAATGTTAACTGGGAAAATGCTCTAAGCCAATGCCAAAATTTGATTTTTGGTGGTTATAATAATTGGAGATTGCCAAATGTAAAAGAGCTAATGAGCATCGTGAATTATCAGAATTCTCTGCCAGCCATCAATACCACTTATTTCCCTAATACCAACCCCGGCAGCAACACTTATTATTGGTCTTCTACTACCGTTGTTCACAATACCACCAGCGCCTGGGGCGTGAGTTTCGGCTACGGCCTCGTGGACTACACCGGCAAAATCTACAACCTCTATGTTCGTTGTGTGCGCGGGTGA